The Rhizoctonia solani chromosome 4, complete sequence genome contains a region encoding:
- a CDS encoding terpene synthase: MPGFPKLALIDRSAFPSQIRMPDISGYTGEVFALKVNPHWHEAEASSYAWFDSYGVHSGAKRQEFFDTGFGLMASMAYPDADLEHLRPSMDFILWLFAFDDMTDEGGLRDSVERVKQAVDVTMSVLRNPEGPQPKFKIAATLQSFFNRMRANATPATIQRFVDSSDLYTQAILQQTVNRSADEVPTVEEFIQLRRDTSAVKMVFAVLEYSLGLDLPDEVHDDPIVAELALAGNDILTWANDVYSFPIEQARGDTQNLVFITMWDKKLDLEGAMDYVDQLTRKRVQEYVEAKAKLRSFGPELDEKVALYIQGIEYWVQGAIDWTFMTTRYFGEDAEKVRETGIVDIMAPIAPAAPLYVEA; this comes from the exons ATGCCTGGATTCCCTAAACTCGCTCTCATCGACCGCTCCGCTTTCCCCTCCCAAATTCGCATGCCCGATATCTCTGGATATACCGGTGAAGTATTTGCACTCAAGGTTAATCCTCACTGGCACGAAGCCGAGGCGAGCTCGTATGCATGGTTCGACAGCTACG GGGTTCACTCTGGTGCCAAGCGACAAGAGTTCTTCGACACCGGCTTTGGTCTCATGGCCTCAATGGCATACCCAGATGCCGACCTTGAGCACCTTCGCCCGTCTATGGACTTTATCCTTTGGTTGTTTGCT TTCGATGATATGACAGACGAGGGCGGGCTTCGCGACAGTGTTGAGCGTGTCAAGCAAGCCGTCGACGTGACGATGAGCGTTCTCCGCAACCCAGAAGGACCCCAGCCCAAGTTCAAGATCGCTGCGACTCTTCAAAG CTTCTTCAACCGCATGCGAGCAAACGCGACCCCAGCAACCATTCAGCGCTTTGTTGACTCCTCAGATCTTTACACTCAAGCTATTCTCCAGCAGACCGTCAACCGATCTGCTGATGAGGTCCCGACCGTCGAAGAATTCATTCAGTTACGCCGCGATACATCTGCTGTGAAAATGGTATTCG CCGTGCTCGAGTACTCTCTTGGTCTCGACCTTCCGGATGAAGTACACGACGACCCTATCGTGGCTGAGCTTGCTCTTGCCGGAAACGACATCCTGACTTGGGCCAATGACGTTTATTCTTTCCCA ATTGAACAGGCACGTGGCGATACTCAAAACCTCGTTTTCATTACCATGTGGGATAAGAAACTCGACCTCGAGGGTGCGATGGATTACGTCGACCAACTTACAAGGAAACGTGTCCAGGAATACGTGGAGGCCAAGGCAAAGTTGCGCTCATTTGGCCCAGAGCTCGACGAAAAGGTTGCTCTGTACATTCAGGGTATTGAATACTGGGTGCAAGGTGCCATTGATTGGACCTTCATGACAACTC GTTACTTTGGTGAAGACGCTGAGAAGGTCAGAGAGACAGGGATCGTAGACATTATGGCTCCGATCGCGCCTGCCGCTCCTCTCTACGTAGAGGCATGA